The following is a genomic window from Palaeococcus ferrophilus DSM 13482.
TCGTCGTCATAGGCGGCGGGCCGGCCGGAATGGCGGCCGCGGCAAAGGCCAAGGAGCTCGGGCTCAACGTTCTCCTATTGGATGAGAACGATTATCTGGGCGGAATCCTCCCCCAGTGCGTCCACCCGGGCTTTGGAATCCACTACTTCAGGGAAGAGCTCACCGGCCCGGAGTTCGCGTCGAGGCTCGCGAAAAAAATGGTGAAGCTCGGCGTTGAGTACAGGACAGCGGCGAGGGTGCTTGAAATAAAGAACTACTCCGACCTTGAGAAGGTGGTGATATTCACCTCTCCAAGCGGCCTCTACCAGGTCTGGGCGAAGGCGATAATCTACGCCGCCGGTGCACGTGAGAGGCACGCCTTTGAGATTGGCATAGTTGGAGACCGTGTCGCCGGAATCTACACGGCTGGAGAGGCTCAGACCCTCATGGACATCTACGGAATAATGCCGGGAAAGGAAATCGTGATAGTGGGTTCCGGGGATGTGGGCTTAATAATGGCTCGCCGCTTTGCCCTTGAGGGGGCAAAGGTGAAGGCCGTCGTTGAGCTCATGCCTTATCCGGGCGGCCTTGCAAGGAACATCATGATACTTCGCGATTTCAACATTCCGCTCTACCTGAGCCACAAAGTGGTTGAAGTCCGCGGAAAGGGAAGGGTTGAGAGGGTCAAGGTCGTCAAGGTGGACGAGAACCTCAACGAAACGGGCGAGGAGTTCTGGATTGAGGCGGACACGCTGGTGATTTCAGCGGGCTTAATCCCGAGCGTCAAGAAGCTCAAGAAGATCGGCGTCGAGATAGACCCTTCAACCGGCGGACCGGTCGTGAACGACAGGCTTGAGACGAGCGTCCCGGGAATATTCGTTGCCGGAAACGCCCTCCTAATAAACGACCTCGTTGATTACGTTGCCGAGCAGGGTGAGTTAGCCGCTGAGAGCGCAAAGGAGTTCATAGAGAAGGGAGGGATAGAGAGCAGGAAGTGGGTGAAGGTGGAGAAGGGCGAGAACGTGCGTCTGATTGTCCCGCACTACCTGAGCGGCGACCGCGACGTTTACCTCTACCTGCGCGTTGCGAGGCCTATAGAGAACGCGGAGCTCAGGGTTCCCGAGGTGGGCAGGAGGATAAAGCTCGCCCTGGCAACGCCGGCGGAGATGATAAGGTTCAGGCTGAAGGCGGAGGAGATTCAAAAGGTAGGAGAAAAGCTCACCGTTGAGGTGGTGCGGGGATGAGGAAGACCTACCGCTTCACCTGCATCGTCTGCCCCCTCGGATGCTCGATAGAGGTGGAAATGGAGAAGGGAAAGGTCCTGGGCGTCACCGGCCACACCTGCCCGCGCGGAAAGGAGTGGGCGATAGAGGAGGTCACCAATCCAAAGAGGGTCGTTATGAGCGTGGTTCCAGTTGAAGGAGGAGCCCTTCCCACGGTGAGCGTCAAGACGGAGAAACCCGTCCCCAAGGAGAGGATTCCCGAACTCATGAGGTTTCTGGCCGGGTTAAAGCTTAAGGCGCCCGTGACCGTTGGCCAGGTCGTCGCGGAGTGGGAAGGGGTAAAAATAGTCGCCACGAGGGGGGCTTAACCCTTCGCGGCCTCTTTTTTAAGTTCTTCCGCCCAGTCAGGAAGCTTGAACCTGTAGTTCACATTTATCTCGTAGACGTTGCTGCCGGCGACCGTGAGGTTGGCGGCCTTGTAGAGGGAGAGCCTGTCCACGTTCACCTCGAGCTTCACGGGCAGGAACTCAGCGTTCACAAGCATTTCCCCGGAGTAGTGCTTTATCACATTGCTCGTCATCCGGGTGTCGTAATCGGCGTTTCCCGTGTGGGGAGCGCTCACGTAGGAGACCGTGGCGGAAATGTTGAAGCGGTAAAGGTCGTTCTCCTTCCCCGTGTACGTCAGCGTGGCGTTCTCCAGCCACGAGAGGTCGTGCTGTATGCCCAGCTCCTCGGTGAGGAGGTATTCCTCGAAGTTGTCCTCCGTGACCTCCGGGGGCAGTCCCGGCTTTAGGGCCTCGTAAAGGTCGCTGAGGTTGAAAACGGCGGCATTGGTTAGGTTCTTTCCTCCCTGAACCTGGTGCGTCTTTATGTAGTATTTACCTCCCTCGTAGAGCTCCCAGACCTCCAGAGTTCCGTTGCCCTCGGTTAGGGTGTGGGAGAAGTAAAGCCTGGCCTTCCTGTCAATTCCCGTTTCAATGCTCACCGTGTCGTTTGAGTCTGGGGAGGTTATTTTAACCGTGTAAACGTAGGCGTCCGCGCCTTCAAGCGATGATAGTATCTCATCCTTCGTCGGCACTTTGGTCCCCGAGAGACATCCCGAGAAGAGCACGATAAGCACAACGAGCAACGCAAGTCTCTTCATGCTTTCACCACCCCCACTAACGCACGGATGTTAATAACCTTTGGGTGCTTCAGCTCCTCAGCACTTCGAACTTCTGGATGAATATCCTCAGGTCTGTCCTGAAGGGCTCCCGGGCGTTGCCCATCTCCTCCTCGAGGAGCCTGAGGAAAGCTTCCTCGTCCGGCGCCTTCAGATAGAGCTCGTAAACTTTGTCCTTCAGCTCATCGAAGTACTCCACGTAGGGACGGGCCTCAAAGAGGGCCTTTTCCAGTTTTTCACTCATACTTCCTCACCCTCCATACCCTGTACCACCAACGGGCCATATCCTCCCTCTCGCCTATCATGAGGAAGTAGCGGATTATAGCCACGTTTATGAATATCAGCAGGATTGTGAATATCGAATAGGCCGGAACCCCGATGCTCAGGAACGCAAAATAGTCCCAGAAGAAGTGAAGGGCCATAGCGATCACGTAGTAGGGGAACAGAGAGGGGGTCTTCCCTTCCGCCCTGAGGCCATAGCCGACGCCTATTATGGCGCTCCACGTCGCGTGGGCAAAGGGAGTCAAGAATGCCCTCAGGATAGTCGTTCCGAGACCGTAACCAAGGCCATAGAGGAGGTTCTCCGTCGCGGCAAAGCCGAGGCCCGCGGCCACACCGTAGACAATACCATCCATCACCCCATCCATCTGGCCGGCGTTGAAGGGCCACCTTATGGCGAGGGCCTTTGAGGGCTCCTCAACGATTCCGGCAACGAGGGCTATATAGAAGGCACTGACGGGGAGCAGCGCGTAACCTCCCACACCGAAGTTCCCTCCCCCCGTGAGAACGGCCTCCAAAAACATCGCCACGCCCACGGAGAGCGTGGCCCCCATTATGAAAGTGCCGAGGACGTAGCGCTTGGGCTCGGGCTCGTACCTATCCCTGTGGTAGAAGTACCACAGCAGGGCAAGGGCTGGAGCGTAGGCGAAGAATATTATCGCGTTAACCGGATGCATAATCCCACCGTTACACCCTCTCATCCGCATGTTTTAAACTTTTTTAACCCGTTCTATGACATCGAAGAGGCTCCAGAGGTCTCTTATCACGTGGAGATGAGGTATCCGGGCGAGGATTTCATCGCTCGCATAGCGCGCCGTTGGGGGGAAGTAATACCACACGTACTCGGTATTCTCATCGCCCCGCCCTATGAAGCGCCAGGGCTTGTCGTCCACCCAGATGAACGTTTCATCCCCGTATTTCTCGCGAACCAGGGCGAAGGCCTCCTCGAGCGTCATCTCCCGCCCGAATATTATAACGTCGTCGAAGAGGTCGTAGAAGCCGTTCAGTTTGAGGCGGTGCTCCTTCATCCCGCTCACAAAGTCCTCCGCCGAGAAGGAGAGAAGTGTGTGACCTTCCTCCTTGAGCCTTTTGAGGAGCTCCATTGAATCGTCAAGGGGCCTGGTGAGCTTTGCCCTCTCCTCGAACCACGTCCTGAAGAGGGGAAGCCTGAATACCGCCGGCTGCTTGACCTTACCGCTGTGCTTGCCAAAGCGGGGCCTCTCAAAGTAGAGCTCCACCCTCGTCAAAAGCTTCGCAAAGGAGCTTTTACCGGGCATCCAGGGGTAGTGCTTCCCTATCGCCCGGCGGAAGGCCTCCTCGATCACGGAGTAGCTGTCAACCAGGGTACCATCGTAGTCGAACGCCACTATCATCCTCAACCCCCCTTGATGTCCTCCATTTTAACATTGAAGGCGCCGGCATCGGAGTGCATGGAGAGAAAGTCATCAACCGGCCCGTAGGCCCACGTTATCCTAACGCTCCCGTTATCCAGAAACTGGAAGTCGTAGCCGTCCAACGTCCTCAGCGATCTTGAGAACTCGACGGTGGTAATTCCCTCAACCTCGCTCCCACCGAAGTCCTTGATGTCAAAGCTCCCCCCGTAGAGCCTGTCATCCTCGTGTGGCCCGGAGAAGCCGGTGGAATAGGAGTCCTTTATCTCAACCGTCCCGTTTGGGAGGACGTAGGCTATTACTATGTCGGTATTTTTCATTCCCGGCCCGCCACCGAAGCCGATGGCCACCCATCCCGGGGTTTCGGCTCTCAATCCCACCACGAGGTCGTCCCCATTGAACCCGAGGAAAACGGCCATGCCCTCAGCGGTGTGGTTGAACGCGTATTCTCCCTCCTCTATCACACCATCGGCTCTCCACCCCACGACTTTGGGGGGCGAAGTTCCCTGATTGTTTCCATCGCTGTTTAGAGAGAGCACCAGAAGCAACAGGAGCAACACTCCCGCGAAGGCGAGCTTATTCACTATCCCACCATCCATGGGGGCAGGTTGGTGGCGAGGTTAAAAAATCTTGCCCCCCGTATGGAAGCTCCACATTATGCAAAAATTTCAAATTACATGAACCCATGCAATTTAGGGAAAATTATTTAAGATGAGGAACGAAACTGCAAAACTGTCAGTTTAAATGAGGTGGTAAAATGAAGAGGTTTAAAGCACTGCTCCTCCTGCTACTCGTCCTCGGGGGGATGGGTTTTGCAGGTGCATGGCCGACCAACGGTCCAACCCTCGAGGACCCAATGAACGTCCACCAGAGGCTGACTTACAAGGCCATCGAGGCGGTCTACGCGGACAACCCGACCCTTGGGAACATCCTCATGCAGTACCAGGACAGACTCCTCTACGGTGCCTACGACGAGGACTGGCGCGGCGGGAGCATAGATTTCAACGGCAAGACCTACACCCTCCAGAGCCAGTACCACTTCCACGACCCTATGGATCACGCGGAGCTGATAACGGTTGACCTCCTCGGTGACAGGAAGTCTTCAGGCGCTGACATGGCACAGGAACTCTACGAGAAGGCAGTCCAGCTCTGGAAGGAGGGCAAGAAGGAGGAGGCCATGCTCTACCTCGGAAGATCAGTCCACATCCTCGAGGACATGGGCATGCTCGTGGCCCACACCACCCCCCACATGTTCGAGACCCTTGACGAGTTCAGCTACATCGAGGACGCCCACGACTTCGTTGAGAACGAGATTTCCCCGACGGTTGCCGACGACATCCTCAACAACCGCGTCCCCCTCGACCTCACCCCGATAAGGTGGTGGGAAATCCCGAACGAGAAGGGGAGGTTCATACTGGGAAAGGACATCTACGTAGCGGACAACGAGAACGGCCACATGGACTTATCGCACGGCGTCGCCTGGGCCTACGCTGACCTCATAGCCCACAACTCCTGGCGCTACATGCTCTACTCAACCGGAAAGGACATCAACCTCTGGAGCGAGCGCGGCCACCTCGGAAGCTACTTCTGGACGAAGGAGCTCAAGAAGGGAGACTGGAGCGTCTTCAAGCTTCAGTTCCTCGGGGCAAGCGCGATAACCATCGTCTTCAAGGATATAGACATGCAGAACGTCTACTTCAAGACCCTCGGCTACGTCGAGCTCTACGACAGGAACGGGAACCTCGTAGCGAGATACTCCCAGGACCCCAATCCACTAGTTGATACCAGCGTTACCGTTTCGGGAGACACCGTCTACATCTACACCCACGTTGAGGGGGACGACTGGTTCGATGACGACGTTGACGGCTGGGCCGTAAGGAACATAGAGGTCAAGGCCAACTTCGACGTTAACGCTCCGAGTGGCTTTAGAACACTCGACGGGAGGGAATACAGCAACGTTCAGTGGGCAACCTACGAGAGCATGGTTTACACAATAAGGGCCGTCGCTGGCCTCATGGAGAAGTTTTTCGAGGACGTCGGCGTTAAAGGTTAACTCCGTTTTTCTATTTTTCAATGGGTCACCGGCAGGCCCATGCCGTGACGTCCCGCCCCTTTTCGGGCACAAAGCATATATTCTACGGATGAAAGGTTTAGATGATGATTTCAAAAGGTGATGCCTATGGGAAAACACTACATCCCCAACCTTCCACATAAGGAAGAGATGCTCAAAGAAATAGGCTTTGAGCGCATTGAAGACCTCTTCTCCGACGTGCCAAAGGGAATGGTCAAGGAGTTCAACCTGCCGGAGGGGAAGAGCGAGTACGAAGTCTTCACAGAGCTCAACGAAACCCTCTCCGCTAACAAAACCTTCCTTGAGATGCCCAGCTTTCTGGGAGCCGGAACATACTTCCACTACGTCCCCGCTCATGTCAAGTACCTCATAGAGAGGAGCGAGTTCCTAACTTCCTACACTCCGTACCAGCCCGAGGTAAGCCAGGGCATGCTCCAGGCCCTCTTCGAGTACCAGAGCCTCATAGCGGAGCTGGTTGGCCTCCCAATAGTCAACGCCTCAATGTACGATTGGGGAACGGCGATGGCGGAAGCCGCCCTGATGTCAGCTCGCGTGACCAAGAGGAACAAGTTTGTAGTTCCAAAGCACCTCAGCCCCGAGAAGAAGCTCGTTCTCAAGACCTACACCGCCGGCCCGGCCCTTGAGATAGTTGAGGTTCCCTGGGATGAGAGGGGCCAGCTCGACATTGAGAAGCTCAAAGAGGCAGTTGAGGGCGCCGCCGGCGTCTACATCGAGATACCCAACTTCTTCGGCCTGCTCGAGGAGAAGGTAAGGGAAATCGGCGAGATAGCCCATGACGCTGGAGCGCTCTTTGTGGTAGGCGTTGACCCAACTATCCTCGGAATAGTCGAAGCTCCTGGAGAGCTTGGGGCTGACATAGTCGTCGGCGAGGCGGCATACTTTGGCACTCCTACGAACTTCGGCGGTCCGAGGGCGGGAATATTCGCAACGAAGAACGACAGAAAGCTGGTAAGGCAGATGCCGGGAAGGGTAATCGGCATGACCAAAACGGCAGACGGCAAGAGGGCCTTCGTGATGACGCTCCAGACGAGGGAGCAGCACATCAGAAGGGCCAAGGCCACCTCGAACATATGCTCAAACGAGGCGCTCGTCGCGGTCGCTGCTGCCATTCACCTGGCCACCCTAGGGCCGAAGGGGCTCAGGGAGCTCGGTGAGGTCATACTCAAGAACACCGCCTACCTAAAGAAGCGCCTCGGCGAGGTTGGGGAGGTAGCCTTCGATGGGATAAACTTCAAGGACGTACCCGTTAGGTTCGAGGTTCCCTACAGCGTTATCCACGAGAGGCTCCTTGAGAGGAACATCCACGGCGGCTACTACATAGGGAAGCACTTCCCGGAGCTCGGGGAGACGGCCCTCTTTGCTGCCACCGAAACCACGAGGAAGGAGTGGGTTGACGGCCTCGTGGATGCCCTGCGGGAGATAATAGGCGAGGCGGAGCTGTGAGGTGGTGAAAATGTTCAGACAGGCCAAATGGGAAGAACCAACCGTTTTCGAGCTCTCACGCCCCGGAAGGGTTGGCTACACCCTCCCGAAGCCGATTGAGGACGTTGAGGTTGAAATCCCTGAGAAGCTGAGGAGAAAGAGCCCCCTCAACCTTCCCGAGCTTAGCGAGCCGGAGGTTGTAAAGCACTACACACGGCTTAGCGAGATGAACTACGGCGTTGACTCTGGCATCTATCCCCTCGGTTCGTGCACCATGAAGTACAACCCGAAGATAAACGAGGAGATTGCCGCCCATCCAGGTGTTGCCTACGTCCACCCGTACCAGGACGAGAGAACAGTTCAGGGAGCGCTTAAGGTAATGTGGGAGCTGGAGCAGTGGCTTAAAGAAATCACGGGAATGGACCGCTTCACCCTCCAGCCGGCAGCGGGAGCGAACGGTGAGTTCACGGGCGTTATGGTGATAAGGGCCTACCACCTCGACCGTGGCGACACCCAGAGGACGGAGATGCTCGTTCCAGATTCAGCACACGGAACCAACCCGGCAAGTGCAGCCATGGCCGGCTTCAAGGTCGTTGAGATTCCCTCCAACGAGAACGGGACGGTTGACCTTGAGGCCCTTGAGAACGCGGTGAGCGAGAGGACTGCAGGTTTAATGCTCACCAACCCGAACACCCTCGGCATCTTCGAGGACGAGATACTCGAGATAGCCAAGATAGTCCACGAGGCCGGTGGCCTGCTCTACTACGATGGCGCTAATTTAAACGCTGTCCTTGGAAAGGTTAGACCTGGAGACATGGGCTTTGACGTCGTCCACCTCAACCTCCACAAGACGTTCTCAACACCGCACGGTGGCGGCGGCCCTGGAAGCGGGCCCGTTGGAGTGAAGGACTTCCTCAAGGACTACCTCCCGGTTCCGCTGGTTGGCTACGACGGGGAGAGCTACTACCTCGACTACAATGTCCCCAAAAGCATAGGCAAGGTCAAGGAGTTCTACGGCAACTTCGCGGTCATGGTGAGGGCCCTGACCTACCTCAAGGTGATGGGAAGGGAGGGCCTCAGGGAGGTCAGCGAGGTAGCGGTTCTCAACGCAAACTACATTACCCAGAAGCTGAAGGGTACCAAGGGCTACGAGCTGCCCCACAAGGAGCTCAGGAAGCACGAGACCGTCTTTTCAGCAGAGCCAATGAAGAAGGAGACCGGTGTCAAAGCCCTCGACGTGGCGAAGAGGCTCCTCGACTTCGGTTTACATGCGCCAACCATCTACTTCCCGCTGATCGTTCATGAGGCGCTCATGATTGAGCCCACTGAAACGGCCAGCAGGGAAGAGCTCGACGCCTATGTCGAGGCCCTCAAGAGGATCAGCGAGGAGGCCTACACGAACCCCGAAGTAGTCAAGGGCGCGCCCCACAACGCCGCCGTGAAGAGGGTTGACGACGTCTTAGCTGCCAAGAGGCCCGTCATAACATGGCGCATGTACAGGGAGCTCAAGGAGAAGGGAGAGATAGACATCTGACCCCTCTTTTAACTTTTAATCCTTCAATCCAGGTTCCAGGCATTCGCACGGGTTTTTTCCACAGTAAGGGCATGCACCTGGGTACTTCTTTTTAGTTGCTTCCTCAACGTCTATATCGAGGAGGTTGGCGAGACTCATCAGCCATGCCAGAACGTCGGCAACCTCCTCCTCCATTGCTTCCTTATCGCGCTTCCGTATCGCCTCGCTCAGCTCTCCCACTTCCTCGACGAACCATAGGAACGTCTCTTCAACGCCTCTCCTCGAGTCCTTGTGGAAGTAGATGTCGTGGATAAGCTTCTGGAACTCCCCAATTTCCATTCCCCTCACCTGAATAAAGGGAAGAAGAGGCCCTTAAAAATCACTCGCTCGCAAGCTCAATGAGCTTCCTCATGTGGATTGCGGCTGTGTCGAAGACCTCAACTGAGACGTCGCCCTGTTTTATGGCCAGCGGGAGCTCGGTGCAGCCAAGGATGACTCCCCCGATGCCCTTCTCCTTAGCGTACCTCTCAACGAGCTCGATTAGGTAAGGCTTGCTCTTCAAGTTCTCGAAGGCAAGCTCACCGAATATTATGCCGTCAATCCTGTCAATCTCCTCTTCACCCGGAACCACGACCTCAAGGCCCGCCTCCTGGAGGGCGTTCCTGTAGAAGTCAGCCGTCATCGTCGTCTTGGTTCCGAGGAGGAGAACCTTCCTAACGCCCCTCCTCTTTATCTCCTCAATTAGAGCATCGATTATGCTCACCATCGGCACGCTCACAGCCCTCTGAAC
Proteins encoded in this region:
- a CDS encoding HAD family hydrolase, which produces MIVAFDYDGTLVDSYSVIEEAFRRAIGKHYPWMPGKSSFAKLLTRVELYFERPRFGKHSGKVKQPAVFRLPLFRTWFEERAKLTRPLDDSMELLKRLKEEGHTLLSFSAEDFVSGMKEHRLKLNGFYDLFDDVIIFGREMTLEEAFALVREKYGDETFIWVDDKPWRFIGRGDENTEYVWYYFPPTARYASDEILARIPHLHVIRDLWSLFDVIERVKKV
- the gcvPA gene encoding aminomethyl-transferring glycine dehydrogenase subunit GcvPA, giving the protein MGKHYIPNLPHKEEMLKEIGFERIEDLFSDVPKGMVKEFNLPEGKSEYEVFTELNETLSANKTFLEMPSFLGAGTYFHYVPAHVKYLIERSEFLTSYTPYQPEVSQGMLQALFEYQSLIAELVGLPIVNASMYDWGTAMAEAALMSARVTKRNKFVVPKHLSPEKKLVLKTYTAGPALEIVEVPWDERGQLDIEKLKEAVEGAAGVYIEIPNFFGLLEEKVREIGEIAHDAGALFVVGVDPTILGIVEAPGELGADIVVGEAAYFGTPTNFGGPRAGIFATKNDRKLVRQMPGRVIGMTKTADGKRAFVMTLQTREQHIRRAKATSNICSNEALVAVAAAIHLATLGPKGLRELGEVILKNTAYLKKRLGEVGEVAFDGINFKDVPVRFEVPYSVIHERLLERNIHGGYYIGKHFPELGETALFAATETTRKEWVDGLVDALREIIGEAEL
- a CDS encoding PrsW family intramembrane metalloprotease; this encodes MHPVNAIIFFAYAPALALLWYFYHRDRYEPEPKRYVLGTFIMGATLSVGVAMFLEAVLTGGGNFGVGGYALLPVSAFYIALVAGIVEEPSKALAIRWPFNAGQMDGVMDGIVYGVAAGLGFAATENLLYGLGYGLGTTILRAFLTPFAHATWSAIIGVGYGLRAEGKTPSLFPYYVIAMALHFFWDYFAFLSIGVPAYSIFTILLIFINVAIIRYFLMIGEREDMARWWYRVWRVRKYE
- a CDS encoding aspartate/glutamate racemase family protein, encoding MKKIGIIGGTTPESTCYYYRKYIEISRERFGPFTFPELIIYSINFEEFKNNPRGWEGRTEILINAAKALERAGAEIIAMSANTPHIVFPEVQRAVSVPMVSIIDALIEEIKRRGVRKVLLLGTKTTMTADFYRNALQEAGLEVVVPGEEEIDRIDGIIFGELAFENLKSKPYLIELVERYAKEKGIGGVILGCTELPLAIKQGDVSVEVFDTAAIHMRKLIELASE
- a CDS encoding MazG nucleotide pyrophosphohydrolase domain-containing protein yields the protein MEIGEFQKLIHDIYFHKDSRRGVEETFLWFVEEVGELSEAIRKRDKEAMEEEVADVLAWLMSLANLLDIDVEEATKKKYPGACPYCGKNPCECLEPGLKD
- the gcvPB gene encoding aminomethyl-transferring glycine dehydrogenase subunit GcvPB — translated: MFRQAKWEEPTVFELSRPGRVGYTLPKPIEDVEVEIPEKLRRKSPLNLPELSEPEVVKHYTRLSEMNYGVDSGIYPLGSCTMKYNPKINEEIAAHPGVAYVHPYQDERTVQGALKVMWELEQWLKEITGMDRFTLQPAAGANGEFTGVMVIRAYHLDRGDTQRTEMLVPDSAHGTNPASAAMAGFKVVEIPSNENGTVDLEALENAVSERTAGLMLTNPNTLGIFEDEILEIAKIVHEAGGLLYYDGANLNAVLGKVRPGDMGFDVVHLNLHKTFSTPHGGGGPGSGPVGVKDFLKDYLPVPLVGYDGESYYLDYNVPKSIGKVKEFYGNFAVMVRALTYLKVMGREGLREVSEVAVLNANYITQKLKGTKGYELPHKELRKHETVFSAEPMKKETGVKALDVAKRLLDFGLHAPTIYFPLIVHEALMIEPTETASREELDAYVEALKRISEEAYTNPEVVKGAPHNAAVKRVDDVLAAKRPVITWRMYRELKEKGEIDI
- a CDS encoding DOMON domain-containing protein is translated as MDGGIVNKLAFAGVLLLLLLVLSLNSDGNNQGTSPPKVVGWRADGVIEEGEYAFNHTAEGMAVFLGFNGDDLVVGLRAETPGWVAIGFGGGPGMKNTDIVIAYVLPNGTVEIKDSYSTGFSGPHEDDRLYGGSFDIKDFGGSEVEGITTVEFSRSLRTLDGYDFQFLDNGSVRITWAYGPVDDFLSMHSDAGAFNVKMEDIKGG
- a CDS encoding phospholipase C/P1 nuclease family protein gives rise to the protein MKRFKALLLLLLVLGGMGFAGAWPTNGPTLEDPMNVHQRLTYKAIEAVYADNPTLGNILMQYQDRLLYGAYDEDWRGGSIDFNGKTYTLQSQYHFHDPMDHAELITVDLLGDRKSSGADMAQELYEKAVQLWKEGKKEEAMLYLGRSVHILEDMGMLVAHTTPHMFETLDEFSYIEDAHDFVENEISPTVADDILNNRVPLDLTPIRWWEIPNEKGRFILGKDIYVADNENGHMDLSHGVAWAYADLIAHNSWRYMLYSTGKDINLWSERGHLGSYFWTKELKKGDWSVFKLQFLGASAITIVFKDIDMQNVYFKTLGYVELYDRNGNLVARYSQDPNPLVDTSVTVSGDTVYIYTHVEGDDWFDDDVDGWAVRNIEVKANFDVNAPSGFRTLDGREYSNVQWATYESMVYTIRAVAGLMEKFFEDVGVKG
- a CDS encoding NAD(P)/FAD-dependent oxidoreductase, which encodes MEPFLEIPMLSYDVVVIGGGPAGMAAAAKAKELGLNVLLLDENDYLGGILPQCVHPGFGIHYFREELTGPEFASRLAKKMVKLGVEYRTAARVLEIKNYSDLEKVVIFTSPSGLYQVWAKAIIYAAGARERHAFEIGIVGDRVAGIYTAGEAQTLMDIYGIMPGKEIVIVGSGDVGLIMARRFALEGAKVKAVVELMPYPGGLARNIMILRDFNIPLYLSHKVVEVRGKGRVERVKVVKVDENLNETGEEFWIEADTLVISAGLIPSVKKLKKIGVEIDPSTGGPVVNDRLETSVPGIFVAGNALLINDLVDYVAEQGELAAESAKEFIEKGGIESRKWVKVEKGENVRLIVPHYLSGDRDVYLYLRVARPIENAELRVPEVGRRIKLALATPAEMIRFRLKAEEIQKVGEKLTVEVVRG
- a CDS encoding DUF1667 domain-containing protein, whose translation is MRKTYRFTCIVCPLGCSIEVEMEKGKVLGVTGHTCPRGKEWAIEEVTNPKRVVMSVVPVEGGALPTVSVKTEKPVPKERIPELMRFLAGLKLKAPVTVGQVVAEWEGVKIVATRGA